Proteins encoded by one window of Methanofollis sp.:
- the tes gene encoding tetraether lipid synthase Tes encodes MLLKKTKSLCPVCKMVLDADICEEDGKVWISRTCPEHGEAKHLYWSDAEMYRRFDAFEEMGNGVSNPQKETVPDTCPANCGICSGHRSTTLLANIDLTNRCNLHCDFCFANAQACGFIYEPSFDEVVEMMKMLKSEKPVPTPAVQFSGGEPTMRDDLFDIIRKAKELGFSQVQIATNGIKIAMDPAYAQGLRDAGLSTVYLHFDGITLETNPILQASLNAVKNCAKVGLGVVLVPTIINGRNDHEIGAILRFAADRVQVVRGVNFQPVAFTGAASEDDIKRERITIPDLAEKIEEQTGGIIKKSYLYPVPCVVPISDLVETYTGKPQVRFTTHQHCGAATYVFVTEEGLVPINEMVDVDGFFEAIRTMTDRLKDGGTINKYRALIEGVRDMSVSASNGEHGGATQFWTLLGKTLVSQNFDALRDFHWNALFIGTMHFMDNYNYDISRVQRCCIHYATPDGRLIPFCTYNSGPVYREEVWKKFARPLPKEE; translated from the coding sequence ATGCTTCTGAAAAAAACCAAGAGTCTTTGCCCCGTTTGCAAAATGGTGCTTGACGCAGACATTTGCGAGGAGGACGGGAAGGTCTGGATCTCCCGTACCTGCCCGGAGCATGGAGAGGCGAAACACCTCTACTGGTCGGATGCAGAGATGTACAGGCGGTTCGATGCATTCGAGGAGATGGGAAACGGTGTCTCCAACCCCCAGAAAGAGACCGTACCCGACACCTGCCCGGCAAATTGCGGGATATGCTCAGGCCATAGGTCGACCACTCTTCTTGCCAATATCGACCTGACAAACCGGTGCAACCTCCACTGCGACTTCTGTTTCGCCAATGCTCAGGCATGCGGGTTTATCTATGAACCGTCCTTCGACGAGGTCGTCGAGATGATGAAGATGCTCAAGAGCGAAAAGCCGGTTCCCACGCCGGCCGTCCAGTTTTCTGGCGGCGAACCGACGATGCGCGACGACCTCTTCGATATCATCAGAAAGGCAAAGGAACTCGGGTTCTCACAGGTCCAGATCGCAACGAATGGGATCAAGATCGCAATGGATCCTGCATATGCACAGGGACTCAGGGACGCCGGCCTGAGCACAGTCTATCTGCACTTCGACGGCATCACCCTGGAAACGAACCCGATCCTTCAGGCAAGCCTGAATGCCGTGAAAAACTGCGCAAAGGTCGGCCTCGGCGTCGTGCTCGTCCCGACGATCATCAATGGGAGAAACGACCATGAGATCGGTGCAATCCTCAGGTTTGCCGCAGACCGCGTGCAGGTCGTGCGTGGCGTCAACTTCCAGCCGGTGGCCTTCACCGGTGCCGCAAGCGAGGACGACATCAAAAGAGAGCGGATCACCATCCCCGACCTTGCCGAGAAGATAGAGGAGCAGACCGGCGGCATCATCAAGAAGAGTTACCTCTACCCTGTCCCCTGCGTCGTCCCGATCTCTGACCTCGTCGAGACGTACACCGGAAAACCGCAGGTCAGGTTCACCACCCACCAGCACTGCGGCGCCGCGACCTATGTCTTCGTGACTGAGGAAGGACTTGTCCCGATCAACGAGATGGTCGACGTCGACGGGTTCTTCGAGGCCATCAGGACGATGACCGACAGGCTGAAGGACGGCGGGACCATCAACAAGTACCGGGCGCTCATCGAGGGCGTCAGGGACATGAGCGTCTCCGCATCGAACGGCGAACACGGCGGTGCGACACAGTTCTGGACGCTCCTCGGGAAAACGCTCGTTTCGCAGAATTTCGACGCCCTGCGGGACTTCCACTGGAACGCGCTTTTCATCGGCACGATGCACTTCATGGACAACTACAACTACGACATCAGCCGTGTCCAGCGCTGCTGCATCCACTATGCCACGCCAGACGGCAGACTGATCCCCTTCTGCACCTACAACTCGGGGCCGGTGTACAGGGAGGAGGTCTGGAAGAAGTTTGCCCGGCCCCTCCCGAAAGAGGAGTGA
- a CDS encoding CDP-2,3-bis-(O-geranylgeranyl)-sn-glycerol synthase, whose amino-acid sequence MLPAYVPNSAAAALGGGAPVDMGKTWSDGRRVLGDGKTWRGFILGVACGVAVGIVQIAARDTFGLTSLPEHTLITVCLLAFGALLGDMVKSFIKRRLGKESGEQWLIADQYDLVAGSLGLLLVFQYGWVMENVTLGVFVWILILTPLLHRAANIIGYLIGVKKVPW is encoded by the coding sequence ATGCTGCCGGCCTATGTGCCTAACTCGGCCGCCGCCGCCCTCGGAGGCGGTGCACCCGTGGACATGGGGAAGACCTGGAGCGACGGCCGCAGGGTCCTTGGCGACGGCAAGACCTGGCGGGGTTTTATCCTCGGCGTCGCATGCGGTGTCGCCGTGGGTATCGTCCAGATTGCGGCGAGGGACACCTTCGGGCTCACCTCTCTCCCCGAGCATACGCTCATAACGGTGTGCCTCCTTGCCTTCGGGGCGCTTCTTGGCGATATGGTAAAGAGTTTTATCAAAAGGCGGCTTGGAAAGGAGAGCGGAGAGCAATGGCTCATCGCCGATCAGTATGACCTCGTTGCCGGATCTCTCGGTCTCTTGCTTGTCTTCCAGTACGGCTGGGTCATGGAGAATGTGACTCTCGGGGTCTTTGTCTGGATTCTCATCCTCACGCCCCTCCTCCACCGTGCTGCAAACATCATCGGATATCTCATCGGAGTGAAGAAAGTACCATGGTAA
- the purD gene encoding phosphoribosylamine--glycine ligase, which translates to MDMKILVVGGGGREHAIARALSCNSGVKLYTAMARHNPGIASLSEGVLLEKETNVGAVADFAKKSGVDFAIIGPEAPLEAGIADTLQEQGVPCVGPTRMAARLETDKAFCRNMMEKHGIAGCPHYRVFQDPGEACEYIDAYDGDLVVKPIGLTGGKGVKVMGEQVDREGAKKYARTLHGVVVLEERLIGEEFTLQAFVDGNHLVPMPLVQDHKRAYEGDSGPNTGGMGTYSLEDHLLPFVTPSDYRDALEIMRNAVAAMIAEGQPYRGILYGQFMNTRDGPKVVEFNSRFGDPEAMNVLSLIRSDFAEVLCRIIDGTLSPAHVDFAKQATVCKYLVPQGYPDTPVAGAPIEVGDYGDALLYYANVGEKDGKLTTLTSRTMAFVGLGDSLEEAEAKAEKAAAAVKGGVWYRHDIGKTSLLDRRIAHMKGIR; encoded by the coding sequence ATGGACATGAAGATTCTTGTTGTGGGCGGTGGCGGCCGGGAGCACGCGATTGCACGGGCCCTATCCTGCAACAGTGGTGTAAAACTCTATACGGCAATGGCCCGGCACAACCCTGGCATTGCGTCTCTCTCTGAGGGCGTTCTCCTCGAAAAAGAGACCAATGTAGGGGCTGTCGCGGATTTTGCAAAGAAGAGCGGTGTCGACTTTGCCATCATCGGGCCCGAGGCACCACTCGAGGCCGGCATTGCCGACACCCTCCAGGAACAGGGTGTCCCCTGCGTCGGACCGACGCGGATGGCGGCACGGCTTGAAACGGACAAGGCGTTCTGCCGTAACATGATGGAGAAGCACGGCATCGCCGGGTGTCCGCACTACCGCGTCTTTCAGGACCCCGGGGAGGCCTGCGAGTACATCGACGCCTATGACGGCGACCTTGTGGTCAAACCGATCGGTCTGACCGGTGGAAAAGGGGTCAAGGTCATGGGCGAGCAGGTGGACCGTGAGGGTGCGAAGAAATATGCCCGCACTCTCCACGGCGTCGTCGTCCTTGAGGAACGGCTTATCGGCGAGGAGTTCACCCTCCAGGCCTTTGTCGACGGGAACCACCTGGTGCCGATGCCCCTTGTGCAGGACCACAAGAGGGCGTACGAAGGGGATAGCGGCCCGAATACCGGGGGAATGGGGACGTACTCCCTTGAGGATCATCTCCTGCCCTTTGTGACGCCGTCAGACTACCGCGACGCCCTTGAGATCATGCGGAACGCCGTTGCGGCGATGATCGCCGAGGGCCAGCCGTACCGCGGCATTCTCTACGGTCAGTTCATGAACACGCGGGACGGCCCGAAGGTCGTGGAGTTCAACTCGCGCTTCGGCGACCCCGAGGCGATGAATGTCCTCTCTCTCATCAGGAGCGACTTTGCCGAGGTCCTCTGCCGGATCATCGACGGGACGCTCTCGCCCGCTCATGTGGACTTCGCAAAGCAGGCGACGGTCTGCAAGTACCTCGTGCCTCAGGGTTATCCTGACACACCGGTCGCCGGAGCGCCGATCGAGGTCGGGGACTATGGCGACGCCCTGCTGTACTATGCGAATGTCGGCGAAAAGGACGGGAAGCTGACGACCCTCACTTCACGGACGATGGCCTTCGTCGGGCTCGGCGACAGCCTTGAAGAGGCCGAGGCAAAGGCCGAAAAGGCGGCGGCGGCGGTGAAAGGCGGCGTGTGGTACAGACACGATATCGGCAAGACCTCCCTCCTCGACAGGAGGATTGCACATATGAAGGGGATACGATGA
- a CDS encoding ornithine cyclodeaminase family protein (catalyzes the interconversion of alanine and pyruvate) produces the protein MRYYPAGTDLPSPHEVNLAVEEAFREYGEGRVQMPPKIYVTFEKGDFRTMPAYLPGIGMAGVKIVNVHPENPKIGLPTVMALTVILDPATGMPEAILNATALTDLRTGAAGALAARYLSPKRRIVLGVIGSGRQAAAQVNAIADVLEITEVRVWSRTPANAEAFCRRCEGHACDAVSLEKACDADVIVTTTPVRTPIIRSEWVHEGTHINAIGADAPGKEELDPAILLRSRVFVDDPAQAFHSGEINVPVSSGLFTAEMIAGTLGDIVCGRKKREKRDEITLFDSTGLAVQDLAIAALVMKKGDGIALPFP, from the coding sequence ATGCGCTACTATCCTGCAGGAACAGATCTCCCCTCACCACACGAAGTCAACCTGGCCGTCGAGGAGGCGTTCAGGGAATACGGGGAGGGGCGGGTTCAGATGCCGCCGAAGATCTATGTGACCTTTGAAAAGGGGGATTTCAGGACGATGCCCGCGTACCTGCCGGGCATCGGTATGGCGGGCGTCAAAATTGTCAATGTCCACCCGGAAAACCCGAAGATCGGGTTGCCGACAGTGATGGCCCTCACGGTCATCCTCGACCCCGCCACAGGCATGCCTGAAGCAATCTTGAATGCCACGGCCCTCACCGACCTGCGGACAGGTGCGGCCGGTGCCCTTGCCGCACGCTACCTCTCCCCGAAACGCCGGATCGTTCTCGGCGTCATCGGGAGCGGGAGACAGGCCGCGGCCCAGGTGAACGCAATCGCCGACGTCCTGGAGATCACGGAGGTCAGGGTCTGGAGCAGGACCCCTGCGAATGCGGAGGCCTTCTGCCGCCGGTGCGAGGGCCATGCCTGCGACGCCGTCTCCCTGGAAAAGGCCTGCGACGCCGACGTCATCGTCACGACGACGCCGGTCAGGACGCCGATCATCAGGTCTGAATGGGTCCATGAGGGGACGCACATCAATGCCATCGGTGCCGACGCACCCGGCAAGGAAGAACTCGACCCGGCTATCCTCCTCCGCTCACGCGTCTTCGTGGACGATCCTGCACAGGCCTTTCATTCAGGCGAGATCAATGTGCCGGTCTCTTCCGGACTCTTCACCGCAGAGATGATTGCGGGCACTCTCGGGGACATTGTCTGCGGGAGAAAAAAAAGGGAGAAAAGAGATGAGATTACGCTCTTTGACTCGACCGGCCTTGCGGTCCAGGACCTTGCCATAGCGGCCCTGGTGATGAAGAAGGGGGACGGGATTGCCCTGCCCTTCCCCTGA
- the dnaG gene encoding DNA primase DnaG, translated as MYSSDTTKYLIHINLHAEGVVEKPDVVGAIFGQTEGLLGEDLDLRDLQRTGRVGRIDVHIMSKKGETRGEILISSSLDRAETAILAASLETIDRVGPCVAHATVERIEDIRVTKRKQIVERAKELLITHFDESAIDSTELLDTVRESLRIEKISVLGEERVPAGPNVLDSDAIIVVEGRADVINLLRYGIKNAVAVEGTKVPAVITKLCEIKTATAFFDGDRGGDLILRELLQVAEVDYVAFCPRGKSVEELTRKEVIKSLRNKVPTEYIRDQLTDTKEEAPAEAIPLQETMPVIVSEVKEPEEAAKSIPTAQPVMTLEQQILEVEGRGMARFLTSDYTLVSEAKAGDVERAVEEVDSDTAGVIIDRPVDQKLIDVFLAKGLEFIAAPEFRDIVKRPLSLRLMKIRKA; from the coding sequence ATGTATTCATCAGATACGACCAAGTATCTCATTCACATTAATCTCCACGCAGAGGGGGTGGTCGAGAAACCCGACGTAGTCGGTGCCATATTTGGCCAGACTGAAGGGTTGCTCGGCGAAGACCTTGACCTCCGCGATCTCCAGCGGACCGGGCGGGTCGGCAGGATTGATGTCCACATCATGAGTAAGAAGGGCGAGACCAGGGGAGAGATCCTCATCTCCTCCTCCCTCGACCGTGCGGAGACGGCGATCCTTGCGGCGTCCCTGGAGACGATCGACCGGGTCGGCCCCTGCGTCGCACATGCCACAGTCGAGCGGATCGAGGACATCCGCGTGACAAAGAGGAAGCAGATCGTGGAAAGGGCAAAGGAACTGCTGATCACCCACTTTGATGAGTCGGCGATCGACTCCACCGAACTGCTCGACACTGTCAGGGAGTCGCTGCGGATCGAGAAGATCAGTGTCCTCGGCGAGGAACGGGTGCCTGCAGGCCCGAATGTGCTCGACTCGGACGCGATCATCGTCGTGGAGGGTCGGGCCGACGTGATCAACCTCCTCAGGTACGGGATCAAGAATGCCGTTGCCGTGGAGGGGACGAAGGTCCCGGCAGTTATTACGAAACTCTGCGAGATCAAGACGGCTACGGCCTTCTTCGACGGCGACCGCGGCGGCGACCTCATCCTGCGCGAACTCCTCCAGGTCGCCGAAGTCGACTATGTCGCCTTCTGCCCGCGGGGCAAGAGCGTCGAGGAACTGACACGAAAAGAGGTCATCAAGTCCCTGAGAAACAAGGTCCCGACAGAGTACATCAGGGACCAGCTGACCGATACAAAGGAAGAGGCCCCTGCAGAGGCGATCCCTCTTCAGGAAACGATGCCGGTCATTGTCAGCGAGGTGAAAGAGCCCGAAGAGGCGGCTAAGAGCATACCCACGGCACAGCCTGTCATGACCCTCGAACAGCAGATCCTGGAGGTCGAAGGGAGGGGCATGGCACGTTTCCTGACCTCGGATTATACACTGGTGAGCGAGGCGAAGGCCGGCGATGTCGAACGCGCCGTTGAAGAGGTCGATTCGGATACGGCCGGCGTGATCATCGACCGTCCGGTCGATCAGAAACTTATCGATGTCTTCCTTGCGAAGGGACTGGAGTTCATTGCCGCTCCGGAGTTCAGGGATATCGTGAAGAGACCTTTATCTCTCAGGCTCATGAAAATTCGGAAGGCATAG
- a CDS encoding DUF167 domain-containing protein: MTSLDDAVTGPDKCVVLTLDISAGSKKDSFPAGYNPWRHALVCQVAAPAVGGKANRAIVALVAETIGVPKSAVGIVSGATSTIKRVEVRGISRDQAIQRLSSLLPG, encoded by the coding sequence GTGACCTCTCTTGACGACGCAGTAACAGGCCCGGACAAGTGTGTCGTGCTCACTCTCGACATCTCTGCCGGGAGTAAGAAGGACTCTTTTCCTGCAGGCTACAACCCCTGGAGGCATGCCCTTGTCTGTCAGGTCGCCGCTCCGGCAGTGGGAGGGAAGGCAAACCGTGCCATCGTCGCTCTGGTTGCGGAGACGATCGGCGTTCCGAAGTCTGCAGTCGGTATTGTTTCCGGTGCCACCTCAACGATCAAGCGGGTCGAGGTGAGGGGCATATCAAGAGATCAGGCAATACAGCGTTTATCCTCTCTTCTTCCCGGATAA
- a CDS encoding RimK family alpha-L-glutamate ligase yields MIRIVPKPTDTHDDNSTAAVLSELKRAGTEYALLDLDAIDPLSASIAGDLIWVCGMKQDIHQFECLDVLALENLVVNSPDAIATCASKVKTTALLLKKGIPSPETLFTASRELAADFLARHGKAVSKPVYGYDGIDVRLVTTPDEFGEAPYYLQEYVQNDRDFRVFVIEGKAVGAICRQSAHLTHNIHQGGTGTPIEIDHEMQEVAGGAADAVGADYCGVDLLVENGSYTVLEVNGTPNWHCMAAPIPKMLARHLIEKEQALRS; encoded by the coding sequence ATGATTCGCATTGTACCCAAACCGACAGACACCCACGACGACAACTCGACTGCTGCGGTGCTCTCTGAACTCAAACGGGCGGGAACGGAATATGCCCTCCTTGACCTCGACGCCATCGATCCCCTCTCGGCGTCCATCGCCGGCGACCTCATCTGGGTATGCGGCATGAAGCAGGACATTCACCAGTTCGAGTGTCTGGATGTCCTCGCCCTTGAGAACCTCGTCGTCAACTCGCCCGACGCAATCGCGACCTGCGCAAGCAAGGTCAAGACGACGGCGCTCCTTCTCAAAAAAGGGATACCTTCTCCTGAAACGCTCTTTACCGCGTCCCGGGAACTTGCCGCCGACTTCCTTGCACGGCACGGGAAGGCGGTCTCCAAACCGGTCTACGGCTATGACGGCATCGACGTCCGTCTCGTCACCACGCCCGACGAGTTCGGCGAAGCCCCCTATTATCTCCAGGAATATGTGCAAAACGACCGGGACTTCAGGGTCTTCGTCATCGAAGGAAAGGCCGTCGGTGCCATCTGCCGGCAGTCGGCCCACCTCACCCACAATATTCACCAGGGAGGGACCGGGACGCCGATCGAGATCGATCACGAGATGCAGGAGGTCGCCGGCGGTGCGGCCGACGCCGTCGGTGCCGATTACTGCGGCGTCGATCTGCTCGTCGAGAATGGGAGTTACACGGTTCTTGAAGTGAACGGCACGCCGAACTGGCACTGTATGGCGGCCCCTATTCCAAAAATGCTTGCCCGTCACCTGATCGAAAAGGAACAGGCGCTGAGGTCATAG
- a CDS encoding UPF0058 family protein, which yields MHKEELITLHQILVEIKDYFEMMNAELKFPQYYALKINPSQIHKSKLEHKHAIFVLGQELANAMKDIDYNASSRISARMKELSEKTERELEKSIEQ from the coding sequence ATGCATAAAGAAGAACTGATTACCCTGCACCAGATCCTTGTCGAGATCAAGGATTATTTCGAGATGATGAATGCCGAGTTGAAGTTCCCGCAGTATTATGCGCTCAAGATCAATCCGTCCCAGATCCACAAGAGCAAACTTGAACACAAACACGCGATCTTCGTCCTCGGGCAGGAGCTCGCCAATGCAATGAAAGATATCGACTATAATGCCTCGTCCCGCATCTCCGCCAGAATGAAGGAACTCTCCGAGAAGACCGAGCGGGAACTCGAAAAGAGTATTGAGCAGTAA
- the pyrE gene encoding orotate phosphoribosyltransferase codes for MVKEIAELLKDHGAIEIGDFVLASGARSSYYLDIKTAITDPALLRRIGEAFAEGFMFDVVAGVAVGAVPLAVATSLVSGKPYAIIRKEQKDHGKSDLVIGDVKGKAVLLVEDVTTSGGSALFGVRVLRDAGARVVAVASVVDRESGASDTFAREGVPLVPLTTASEMMNL; via the coding sequence ATGGTAAAGGAAATTGCAGAACTGCTCAAAGATCACGGGGCCATTGAGATCGGGGACTTTGTCCTGGCGTCCGGGGCGCGGAGTTCGTATTATCTCGACATCAAGACGGCGATCACCGACCCCGCTCTCCTCCGCCGGATAGGCGAGGCATTTGCAGAGGGGTTCATGTTCGATGTCGTCGCAGGCGTTGCGGTGGGTGCGGTGCCCCTTGCGGTCGCCACCTCGCTTGTATCGGGAAAACCGTACGCCATCATCAGGAAGGAGCAGAAGGACCACGGCAAGAGCGACCTCGTCATCGGCGACGTGAAGGGGAAGGCAGTCCTCCTTGTCGAGGACGTCACCACGTCAGGGGGGTCCGCGCTCTTCGGGGTCAGGGTGCTCAGGGATGCAGGGGCGCGGGTCGTTGCCGTGGCCTCGGTCGTGGACCGGGAGAGCGGGGCGTCCGATACTTTTGCACGGGAGGGGGTGCCCCTCGTCCCGTTGACGACGGCCTCAGAGATGATGAACCTGTAA